From Campylobacter concisus, a single genomic window includes:
- a CDS encoding acyl-CoA thioesterase, giving the protein MDILKDFGEPRIKQVMLPKDTNSAGNIFGGWIMSQIDLAGAQAAREISPERVVTISMKEIIFKQPVFVGDVLSCYAKIIAVGKTSITTQIEVTALRLNDGGFRETIHVTSAIATYVSVTKDGHKKPIDENLKKLHGF; this is encoded by the coding sequence ATGGATATTTTAAAAGATTTTGGTGAGCCGCGTATAAAACAAGTCATGCTACCAAAAGATACAAACTCGGCTGGAAATATATTTGGTGGCTGGATAATGAGTCAGATCGACCTTGCAGGTGCACAAGCTGCAAGAGAAATTTCTCCCGAGCGCGTTGTGACAATTTCTATGAAAGAGATCATCTTTAAACAACCAGTCTTTGTTGGTGACGTGCTAAGCTGCTACGCAAAGATCATCGCAGTTGGCAAAACATCGATAACAACACAGATAGAAGTGACTGCGCTTAGGCTAAATGACGGTGGTTTTAGAGAGACTATACATGTCACAAGCGCCATCGCAACCTACGTCAGTGTAACAAAAGATGGACATAAAAAACCTATAGATGAAAATCTAAAAAAACTTCATGGTTTTTAA